GCCGACATCAGCACAGCGGTATCATCTTGCATGCGGGTTTCCTTTCTTCTCTGGGTCTTAGACACACCAAGAGTAGAAGGAAACCCGTTCTATTCCTCAAGACGGTCCGGGGCTCCCGCCCCCCGAAACCTTACGCGCTCACCTTGATCGTCAGCCGATGGACAGCTCGAGCCCGTACGCGAGCCCGAGGAGCCCGTGAAACGCTGCGAACGCGAGCAGGACCCATGCGCCCCGCTTGTGCACCTTGAGGTGAAGCGGTCCCTTGAACTTGATCTTGCGCATTCCTTGGAGAACCTGGAGCCCCATCAGCACGAACAGCACCATCCCGCCGAACACGAGCGTTTCCGGCTTGACTATGAATCCGAAGATCATCGCGGGTCCTTTCGCGAACCACAAGCCCGACAGGAACGTCAATACAGGGTACAAGACGAGAGGAGGTGACGACCATGAAGCGTTCCCCACGTGCAGTACGGCTCACGCTCGGCGCGGTGGTCCTCGGCGCCATGGCTCTGGCTGCTGCCCTCGCAGCCTGCTCGGTGGCGCCGCCCGCCGAGCCACCCGGCATCGAGGGCGTCGTGACCGATGTCACCCAAGGCGAGGGCGGTGCTCTCACGATCCTCGTCGAAGTCCCCGCGGACCTGGTCGGCTCTTCAGAGGCGTCCGAGTTCGTCTCAGACAAGGCGAGCGTCACCTTGGATGACGCGACCACGGTGCTCGACAGCTCGGGTGCGGCTACGAGCAGGGCAGCGCTCGAGAAGCCCAGCGCCATCGTGCGCGTGTGGTTCAAGGGTCCCGTCGCCGAGAGCTATCCGGTGCAAGGCGTAGCCGAAGCCGTCCAGATTCTTGGAGAGTCCAGCGAGCAACCCGTCGATCAGAGTCCCCCACCAGCCGGTAGCGGGTCCGAACTGCAGCTGACCGAATCGGACGCGGGCTCCTCGCGCACCATTGGGGTCGGCGACACGCTCAGCGTCACCCTCGCCGCCAATCCCACCACCGGCTACACCTGGGCGCTCGACGGCGCACTGCCCACGACGCTCGAACAGGTCGGTGATCCGGCGTACACAGCCGAGTCTGACGCGCTGGGAGCGGGAGGTGCCGAGACGTGGACGTTTCGCGCCGTCTCTGCAGGTGAGAGCGAGCTCAAGCTCAAGTACTGGCGCAGTTTCGAGCCGGACACCGCACCCGAACGGACCTTCGCCGTCTCGCTGCTCGTCCAGTAGCGCGGACCCGCGACTAGGCCAGGGGAATCCGTATGGTGAATCGTGTGCCGCCGCCCGATCGTGGCTCGGCGAGGATTGCTCCCTTGTGGCGCTCGGCGATCTCCTTGGTGACCGCCAGGCCGATGCCGAGTCCCCCGGTCGAACGGGCGCGTGCATCGTCAGCACGCCAGAACCGGCTGAACAGGTGCGACATGTCTTCTTCGCTGATGCCGATTCCGGTGTCTTCGACCTCGACGAGTGCGAAGCCAGCGTTCCGCTTCAATCGAACCGCGACCGAGCCGCCAGCCGGTGTGTAGCGTGCCGCGTTACTGAGCAGGTTGCTGAACGCCTGCCGCAGTCGATCGGCGTCGCCGACGACCGCGAACCCATGCGGCACCGAAGCGGACAGTTCCAGCTCCGAGGCCTCGAAGAGCGCTTCGTGCATTTCGACCGCAACGCTGAGCGGTTCGGCAAGATCGATGCGGCGCAGATCGAACGGCAGCGAACCGCGCTCGAGTCTGGTCAGCTCGAGGATCGCGTCGGCCAGACGACCGAGCCGCACCGTCTCGTCGCGGACGATGCCCAGCCGCTCCTCGTCGGCCGGCAAGACACCATCCTGCATCGCTTCCACGGTGGCCTGGATCGCCTGGAGCGGCGTGCGCAGCTCGTGCGCGACGTCGGCGGTCAGACGCTGCTCCAGCTCGCGGTCCGCCTCGATCGCGGCCGCCATCTCGTCGATTGTGCGGCCCAGCACCGCGATCTCATCCTCGCCGGTCATGTTCGTGCGCGCCGCGCGATCACCCTGGCGCAGAGCGCGCGCGGTCGCGGTGATCCGCTCGATCGGCTGCACGAGTCGGCTCGCGTATCCCAGCCCCGCGATGGACGCAAGCGCGATGGCCACCAGCGCGGCGATACCCAGCGCTCGCACGGACGCGTCGCGGAACTGCGCGTCGCGCTCGGTCAGCACCGCCCCGGGCCCGAACGCCCACACCCGCACGGAACCGACCTGCTGGCCCTCCACGACGATGGGTGCGGTCACCACGGGTCCTTCGGGCTGAAGAACCGTCTGCTGCTGGTCCTGCCCGGTCTGTTCCTGTCCCACGGAGGTCGTGTCGTCGTAGATCAGGTTGCCCGCGTCGTCGAGAATCTGCACGGCGATGCCTCGCATGGGCCCAAAACGCGGAATCGTGGACAGCGTCTGAATCGTCCATCCGCCATACAGCGGGTACGCCTCGACGGCGACCTGCGCCACACCGTCCGCAACCCGCTGCAGGTTGTCACGCAGGTACCGATCGAACTCGACGTTCCACGAGGCCGAGATCAGCACCGCGGCCAGCAGCGCCGTCAAGGCGGCGACGGCGGCGAAGGCGATGGCGAGCCGTCGCGAGAACGTACCGTGACCCCGCTGCACCGCAGGAGCGAGTGCGATCGAGGGCTCCTGCTCAGTCATCGTCGGACTTGGGTGCCTCGAAACGATATCCGACACCGTGGACCGTATAGATGAACGTGGGCTCCTTCGGGTCATCGTCGAGCTTCGCACGCAGGTTCTTGACGTGCGAATCGATGGTGCGCTCGTAACCCTCGAAGTCATACCCGAGGACCTTCTCCACCAGCTCCATACGCGAGTACACCCGACCCGGATAGCGCGACAGCGTCAAGAGCAGCTTGAACTCGCTGGCGGTCAGGTCGAGTTCGTTCTCGTCGAGGAAGGCCTTGTGACCGGCGACGTCGATCTCGAGCGAGCCGAACACCAGACGGTCGCGCTGCGGCTCCTCGGTGACCTTGGCGCGCCGCATCAGCGCACGCACGCGGGCCACCAGCTCGCGCGGCGAGAACGGCTTGACGAGGTAGTCATCCGCCCCGAGTTCCAGCCCGCGCACGCGATCTTCGAGTTCGCCCTTGGCCGTGAGCATGATGATGGGAACGTCCGAGGCATCACGGATCACGCGGCACACCTGCTCGCCGGACACTCTCGGCAGCATGAGGTCGAGGACGACCAGATCGAAACGCTGCTTCGAGAACTGCTCGAGCGCGATCTGGCCGTCGGCCGCCGCGGTGACCCAGTAGCCTTCACGCTCGAGATACGCTGACACGGCTTCGCGAATCGTCTTCTCGTCTTCGACGAAGAGTATTCGACGGGGCTCGGTGACCATTCCGACCTCCTGGACGCGCGTTTCGGCAGGTGAGTGTGCTCGACATGGAGTGTATGCCCCCGGCGCGGCGCGGCAGCACCCGTCCACCGAATCTACACCCTGCCCCCGCAGGAGGCGCACGGAACCCCGACCGATCTGCGGGCATCTCGTCAGACAGGCACCAGCTCTGACGTACACGCCGGGCACCGTGTGGCGTCGTTGGAGATCTCGGTCGTGCAGTACGGGCACGCGTGCGTCGTCGGGTCGGGTTCGCGGTTCAGACGTGCTATGAACTTGACCACGACGAAGAGCGCTACGGCCACCGCCAGAAAGTTGATGACTGCACCGACGACCGAGCCCCAAGCGAACGTGACTCCCGCGATCGTCACCATCTGCTCGTTGAGGTTGATGCCTCCGAGCAAGACACCGATGAGCGGGTTGAGAATCCCCTCCACCACCGACGTGACGATGGCGTTGAAAGCCACGCCCATGACCACGCCTACCGCGAGCACGATGGCATTGCCCTTCAGCGCGAAATCTCGGAACTCCTGAAACATCGCCCCTCCCCTCGATCGTCACCCGTTACGAATCGGTCGCGACCGTACCGCAGCCGGCTAGCGGTTGAATACCGCAAGCTGCGAAAGGGCCACGAACACGGCCACGATGGTCGCCCACAGCATTCCCGTGACAAGGCCACCGATGCCGATGGAGACCGCGGCCACAGCCCCGACCGTGCCCCCGCGATGGCCCCCCGAAGCGCGCCGCACCGCTTCGGCGGTCAGCGATCCCCACAGGATGCCGACGATGAAGGGGAACCAACCCGAGCCGAAGAACGCCACCACGAACGCGCCGCCGACCCCGACGACCACGCCGGCGATGATGGCGAACGCGAGCTGTCTGGGCTTCACGTAGCGCAGCTGTCCCGGAGCGGCTTTGGCATGCTCGGGGCACTTGTAGCCGACCGGCGTCAGCACCATCTCCTTGGGGCAAATGGGCTTGCCGCACTCGGTGCATGACAGTTCGGTCTCGACATCCGGGTGATAGGAACAACGTGCCATAGCGCTGCTCACTCCTTTGCGGTGGGACCTTGTGCGGTGATGGTACCGCTACACTCGTGCCATGGGGAATTCGGAGAACATCTCACCACGGCGTCAGCGCGTGCTCGCCTACGACGCCCTGAGGGCATTCTCGATCCTCAGCGTCGTGGCGATTCACTGCTTCATGCCGCTGCGATCGGTGCTTCCCGATACCTCGCTGCAGCTGATAATCGACGACCTGCTCCACTATGCGGTCCCGGTCTTTGTCTTCATCTCAGGAGCACTCGTCTGGGGTCGCCCCCTGCGCACGACCTACATGCGGTTCCTCTTCGAGCGTCTTCGGTGGGTCGGGCTGCCGTACCTGGCCTGGGCTCTCGCCTACCTTGCGCTCCTTCTGCTCACCACAGACGCCCTGGGCTCAACACTGCTTCGTGCCCCCTGGCTACTGCTGACCGGACACGTCTGGTACCACCTGTACTTCATCCCGATGCTCCTCGGCTTCTACCTCATGACCCCGGTCGCCGTGCGCCTCATCCATCGATGGCCGTCCGCGACGCTCGTGATGGTCTACGCCGTCAGAATCGAACTGTGGCCGACCGCCTCAGCGTGGCTGCGCGTGAACGCGCCTGAGCTGGCGTGGTCGTACGCGACCCATCTCGCGACCCACCTGCCCCACATGGTGCTCGGCGCCTGGTTCGCGCTCATGCTGCCAAAGATCCCGCAGCGCGTCATCGGGGCATGGTTGGCGCCGCTGGGGCTGGGCACCGCGATCCTGCTCGCTCGGATCCTGGGAGTCGTGCCCCGCGCGCACAGTCCGGCGGCGTACGCGTTGGGCATGGCCGCCACCGTGTTGGGCATGGCGTTCGCCGCCTACTCACTTGAGCCGCGCTTTGACCGCTTCGAGCGCGTCGTGGTCGCGGGGGCCGCACTGTCGTTCGGCGTCTACTTCGTTCATCCGATGTGGCTGCTGGCGCTCGAGCGCGGAGTGAGCGCCGCAAGCGCCGAGTCGCTCTGGATGCGCTGGTGGGCCGTGCCCGTGGCGTGGGCGCTTGTCTCGGCGGCGAGCTATGCAACCGCGTGGCTTCTCGCCCGCAGTGGCCGAACCGCATGGCTCGTGGGGGTCAAGGCGGGTACCGGCGGCTAGCGCGAGGCCTTCGGGGCGGGTACGATGCCGCAACCATAGATTAAGGGGTGCACCATGCCGCACGACCACGTGACCGCACTGAGGCTTCTTGCTGAGGGCAACCGTCGCTTCTCTGAGGGCCAGGGTCGGGCCGGATGGACCGCCGAGCAGCGTGCGGCGTCGCTTGAGGGACAGCAGCCGTGGGCAGCGATCGTCGGATGCTCCGATTCACGCGTGCCGGTCGAGGCGGTTTTCGACGCCGGCCCCGGCGAGCTCTTTGTGGTGCGAACCGCAGGACACGTGCTCGCCCAAGCAAGCTTGGCGTCGCTCAGGTTCGCTGTCGAGAATCTGGGCGTCCGCACCGTCGTCGTGCTGGGCCACGAAGACTGCGGGGCCGTGAAGGCGACGCTCGCGGGCGGCGCGCCGGAGTGGCTCAGCCCCATCACGCGGCACATCCGCGTGGAAGGCCTCGACCCGGCGAAGGCGCCCGCTGATGCCGACGACCCGATGCTGGCTGTCGCGGTCGATGAACACGTCCGCGACACCGTTGACGAGCTGGTCGCATTCTTCGCTGAAGCCGACCTCGGGTTCGACACGCCCCACGTCAGCGGCGGCGCCTACAAGCTCGCAAGCGGCGAGGTCCAGTGGCTGTAGGCGTTTCGCGCCCCTACTGAGGCGGCTCGGGCGCAACCACCTCGCCGGTCAGCGCGTCCATGCGTGACGAGACGTACTCCGCACTCGACGTGTAGAAGAGCGAGTAGCTCCAGTACGGCCCGGTCGCGTCGATCACGCTGTGATTGAGCGCGAGGCGCGGGTCCTTCGTCTTGGCGAGATCGTAGCGAGTCGCGAGATCGGCCTTGCCGCGGGTCACGGCATCGTCGCTGTCGATCACGTCGTACGGCATCGGCTTCGAGTATTCGCCGACGAACGACTTCACGCCCTCGCCGGTGACCTCCTTCTGTTCCGTCACCTTGCCCCACGCGTCGACGTCCATGAGCAAGACGACATCGGCGTCGGGCTTGTCGATAAAGGTGAGTCGCCACGTGCTGGGGACTCCGTCGTCGTTGACCATGTCGCCCACCGCGCTCGTGAGGTAGGCGCCTTCGCGCCACGCCTGAGCAGGAGGCAGCGCACGGCGCCAGATCTCGCGGAATGTGTAGGTTGCCGGTCCGCCTCCGCCTTCGGCGATCTCGCGTCCCGGTGGAATCTCCTCACCTGCGCCCGACGCCGCCTCGGTCGGAGCCGGTGGCGCGGTGGTCGGCTCGGACTCACCACCACCCGAAGCAGGATCGCCCCCCGAGGCGCACCCGAGCGGCGCCCACGCGACTGCGGTCAGCAAGAGAACAAGCACCACCCAACGCCACAACGGTTTCGCCGCCATGACATCGCCCCCCTTCGTCGAGCACGACGAATATACCCAGCGCGCAGGATTCGCGCGTTGCGGTGGGGCTGCGAACAGCGCCTGACTCAGGGGTGGGCCGAGCGGACGAGAACTAGTCCTCGCGCTTGGTGACCTCGATGAGGTGGTAGCCGAACTGCGTCTGCACGGGACCATGAACGACTCCGACGGCGTCGTTGAAGCAGACGTCGTTGAACTCCTTGACCATCTGGCCGGGCATGAACTCGCCCAGGTCGCCACCGCGGGCTCCGGACGGGCACTTCGAGTTCTCGCGGGCGACATCGGCGAAGTCGGCTCCACCGGCGATCTTCTGCTTGAGGTCGTTGGCCTCCTCCTCGGTCACGACGAGGATGTGGCGGGCTTGTGCGCGGGGCATAGGTGCTCCTTTCGAGCGGATGCAACTGATTCTCGCCGCTATAGTACGCGAACGCGATGACCTCGTGACAGCGGGAAAGTGCCCCGCGTGACTACCGATTGCAGCGTACCCCTGCTACCGTTGCGTGGGCACTGCTTCTTCGCACGAAACGTCGGAAGGGCACCACATGAGAACGGACGTCGTCTTCACGCTCACCGGGCCCGACCGCGTCGGTCTTGTCGAAGAGGTCACCGGCTCCATGCTCGGCTTGGGCGCAAACGTCGGCGGCAGCCGTATGGCGCGTCTGGGCGGCGCCTTCGCAATCCTCATGCAGGTGTCGTTGCCGGTCGAAGCGCTCGTCGACCTCGATGCGGCGTTCGCTCCGCTCACTGCTGCCGGCTATGCGATCACGACGAGCGCCGACACGGCGCAAGCCTCAGGGGAGGTGCCTGGCCACGTCGGCACCTCCTACCGCATCGAGGTCTCGGGAGCGGACCACGAGGGGATCGTTCACGACATCGCCGCGGGCCTCGCGGCTGCAGGCATCAACATCGAGTCGATGGAGACCCGTATCGTGGCAGCGCCTATCAGCGGCGCACCACTGTTCGAGATGACCGCACTCGTGTCCGTGCCGACCGACGTCGATGGAACGGGCTGGATCGCCACGCTCACCGAGGCGGCGGCGCGCGCGAACGTCGACGTCGAGGTCTCGCCGGGCGCGTAGCTACCGCCTGCGCCCGTCTCGCCCGCACCGCTCGCAGGCGGGCGGACGCCGCTCACGGACGACCCCCTCGGCGAAGCGCGACTATCCGTGCATAGTCGGCTTCAACCATGCGCTATCGAGGGAACCGGGGAGCCTGTCATGCAGTTGATCAGCCCTGTCGTGAACCGTTGGATCGAGGATGGCCTGGGCGCACCCGAGGCCTTCTGGGGTCGCGTCGCCGCCGATCTACCCTGGCTGCGCCCGTGGGACACCGTGTTCGAGCACGACTACCCGACCTTCCGCTGGTTCAGCGGTGGCCAGACGAACCTCGCGTACAGCGCACTCGATCACCACATCGAGCGTGGACGCGGCGACCACGAGGCCCTCGTCTACTTCAACGAACGTGGCGACGTGAAGCGGTTCACCTACGCCGAACTACTCGCCTTGGTCGAATCCATCGCCGCCGCGCTTCGGGGTATGGGTATCGAGAAGGGTGACCGCATCACCGTCTACATGCCGACGTGCCCGTGCGCGATAGCGCTGATGCTCGCCACCGTGCGCATCGGTGCGATCCACTCGGTGGTCTTCGCCGGCTTTGGCGAGCATGCGCTCGCGGACCGCGTGGAGGCGAGTGGCTCCAAGCTCGTATTCACCGCCGACATCACGTATCGGCGTGGCAAGGACGTACCGCTCAAGCCTATCGTCGACGAAGCGATGGACTCCGCAGGTCCAACCGTCGAGCACGTCATCGTCATGCGCCGAGGGGAAGCGGACGTGGCGATGACGCCAGGGCGCGACCTGTCCTGGGACGAGTTCCTCGGGCGAGGGACGGGGCACACCGGTGAGTACGTTCCGATGGAGGCGAACGAGCCGGCGTTCATCCTCGCCACCTCCGGTACCACCGCCAAACCGAAGCTCGCGGTCCACACCCACGGGGGCTACCAAGTCCACATCACGGCCATGGCTCGCTGGGTCTATGGCCTGCGTGAAGACGACGTGTGGTGGTCGGGCTCTGACATCGGGTGGATCGTCGGGCACAGCTACATCGTGTACGCGCCGCTCATCGTCGGCTGCACGACCGTCGCGTTCGAAGGAGCGCTCGACTGCCCGACGCCCGACGCCAACTGGCGCAAAGCGATCGAGGAGTTCGGCGTCACGGGGCTGTTCACGTCGCCCACGGCCGTCCGCCTGCTGATGCGCTACGGGGACAACCCCCTTGCCGACGTGGACTACTCGAACCTCGAGCGCGTGATGTGCGCGGGCGAAGTCCTGAACGCGCCGGCGTGGGACTGGCTGCAGAACCGCGTACTGAGAAACCGTGTGCCGGTCATCGATCACATGTGGCAGACCGAGACGGGCGGCCCGGTGTTCGGCAACCCGTACGGAATCGACTTGTTACCCATCAAGCCCGGGTCTGCAGGCATAGCGCTGCCTGGTATCGAGGCCGAAGTCGTCGACCACGACGGCAACCCGGTGCAACCCGGTGAAAAGGGCATCATGGTGCTCAAACGGCCGTTCCCGGGGCTCATCGCCTCATTGTGGGGCGAGCCGGAGCGCTACGGCCAGGACTACTGGGAGAGGTTTCGCGGCGTCTACTACACCGGCGATGCGGCGATGATCGACGAGGACGGCTACGCCTGGTTCGCGGGCCGAGCCGACGAGATCATCAAGATCGCCGACCATCGCATCGGCACCGTCGAAGTGGAGAGCGCGTTTCTCATGCACCCGTCCGTCGCGGAATCAGGCGTCATCGGACGCCCCGACGACCTGCGCGGCGAAGTCATCTCGGCGTTCGTGGTGCTGAAGCACGGTCTCGAGCCGTCCGACGAACTGAAGCAAGAGCTCCTTGCGACGGTCCGTCACGAACTGGGTCCGATAGCCGTGATCGGCGAGGTCAACTTCGTGAGCATGCTGCCCAAGACCAGGAGCGGCAAGATCATGCGCCGCGTGCTCAAGGCGGTCACCCTCGATGTCGAACCCGGCGACATCACGACCATCGAGGACGAGGGCTCGGTCGAAGACGCACGTCACGCATGGCACCAGATGAAGGCGGAACTGGGCTAGCCCAGCGCTCTCAGCCGCCCGAAAGCGAGGCAGTCCCCGCGGAATGCAGAGGGGGCAGCGTGGGCCGCCCCCTCGTTCATTCGATGCTGCAGAGTAACTGCGTGCTACGCGAGCGCCTTCGCCTTTTCAGGATGCGGCCCCCGGCCGCTCATGGGGTAAAGACCAACGACATGGTACCCGATATCCTGTCGCGGTATCGCTGTTTCCACCTCCGAAGGGGGCCCGCATGCGGTTTGTGCTCGCGCTTGACCAAGGAACCACCAGTTCGCGTGCGATCGTCTTCGACGAGCTTGGCGAGAAACGATCGCAGGTCCAGATTCCCCTACCGCTCATCTTCCCCGCGGCCGGATGGGTCGAGCAAGACCCCGGCCTGATGTGGGAGAACCAACTCAGCTGTGCCCGCCGGGCAATCGCCGAGGCCGGTCTCACCGCCGCTGACATGGCGGCGCTCGGCATCACGAACCAGCGCGAGACCACCATCGTGTGGGACCGCGTGACCGGTAAGCCGCTACACAACGCCATCGTGTGGCAGGACCGCCGCACCACCGACGTGTGCGATGGCCTGCTCGCGGCAGGGCACGGTCCGGCCGTTAGGGCCAAGACCGGACTGCCGATCGACCCGTACTTCTCGGCCACGAAGATCGCGTGGATCCTCGACAACGTCGCCGGAGCGCGCGAACGCGCCGAGGCCGGCGAGCTCGCCTTCGGGACCGTCGATACGTGGTTCCTGTGGCAGCTCACCGCCGGTGCGGTGCACGCCACTGATGTCACGAACGCCTCCCGAACGCTGCTGTACAACCTCGACGCGAGCAAGTGGGACGCCGAGCTGCTCGCACTGTTCAACGTGCCGGCCCCCGTGCTCCCGAACGTGGTTGCATCAAGCGAGATTGTCGGCCACACGGCTCCCGGTCTGTTCGACGCGGAGATTCCGATCGCTTCGCTCATCGGCGATCAGCAAGCCGCGCTCGTCGGCAACGGCTGCTTCGAAGCGGGAGACGCCAAGGCGACGTTCGGCACCGGGATCTTCGCTCTCATGCACACGGGCCGCTCGCGCGCGAGTTCTGAGACGCTCGCCACGACCGTAGCCGCGTCGTCGCCAGACGCCCTTGAGTTCGCGCTGGAGGGCTCGATCTTCATGGGCGGGGCGGTGGTGCAGTGGGTCGTCGAAGGGCTCAAGTTGGCGGACTCGCCGCAAGCGGCCCAAGCGCTCGCCGAGAGCGTGCCCGATAGCCACGGCGTCGTGTTCGTGCCGGCCCTCACGGGGCTCGGCGCACCCAATTGGGATCCGCTCGCACGGGGAGCGATCTTCGGACTGACTCGTGGCGCCACCGACGCACATGTTGCTCGGGCCGCCATGGAAGCGATTCCACTTCAACTTGCCGACCTGATGGAAGCGATGATCAGCGAGTCCGGCCATCCGCTGCACTCGCTGCGAGCCGACGGCGGCGTCACCGTGAACACACTCGTCATGCAGACTCTGGCCGACGTACTGGGAATCGAGGTCGCGTCCGCCCAGATGGCGGAGTCGACCGCCCTGGGGGCGGCGTACCTGGCTGGGCGTGCGGTGGGCGTGTGGAGTGGCCCGGAGGATCTGCCTATGCTGCGCGGTGTCGCGCGCATCTACGAGCCTGCGCGCGACCCTGACGCACTCGCACGGCTCGCCGACCTCAAGATCATGTGGGCGGAGGCTGTGAGGCGATCTCTGAAGTGGGAGCAGCCGTCGCGACCCCGATGATCCCGCTCGCGTAGAGCATCCAGCGGTGTCCATGGCGGGACGCCAGTCGCACGTTCGGCCCGCTTATACTACCGCTAGGATGCCGCCAGCAGGGCGGCCGTGGCACCAGCGAGGAGCGAGATGTCCGAACCGAAGAAGATCGTCGACCCAAATCCCGTGTCCGACAAGATGCTCGCCCGGATCGGTGGACTGACGCGCTTCATCGTCATCATCCCGGTCATCGGGCTGTTCGCCGGGGCCGTCGCACTGGTCATAACCGGAGCGATCAAGACCGTGAACGTCATTCTGTCCGTGGTGGGGGTCGTCGGAGAAGTTCCCACCATGAAAGAGGAGCTCGTCGCGTTCATCGAGATCGCTGACCTGTTCCTGCTCGCCGTGGTGCTCTACATCATCGCCTTGGGGCTGTTCGAGCTCTTCATCGAATCCGATCTGCGTCTCCCCGAATGGCTGCAGTTCAACGACCTCGACGACCTGAAGAACCGTCTCATCGGCGTCATCGTGGTGGTGTTGGCCGTTTCATTCCTCGGCACCGCCATCGAGCTGAAGGACCCTCAGGATCTTGCGTGGGTCGGCATCGGCACCGCAAGCATCATCGCCTCGCTCGCCTTCTTCCTGAAGAGCGGGCACAGCAAGTAGAGAGCGGCAGACGCCCTCGAGGGCCGCGGACCGCGGTAGCCGCGTGTACGGGATCTCGCGCACGGGGAACAGACTCACCGGAAGCTTGGTGGACTGCGACGAACGCGACACGACTCGGTGGAGGAGAACCACATGCGCATCGGGATCCTGGGCACCGGCCACGTGGGGATGTCGCTCGCGAACGGGTTCGCGCGCGTCGGACACGAGGTGACGCTGGGTAGTCGCGACCCGTCCGCCGAGACGGTCGTCGCATGGGCCGTCGAGGCACCCGGCAGACACGCGGGCACCTACCGCGAGGCAGCCGAGTTCGCCGAGGTCGTCATCACGGCACTCCCGGGCCGTCTTGCCGCCGAGACGATTCAGTCGATCGGTGTCGACGCCTTCGCAGGTCGGCTACTCATCGACACGAGCAATCCAGTGGCGTTCGGCCCGAAGGGCGCCGAGGCGGTGTATCCGGATGACGACTCAGCCGCCGAACACATTCAGCGGCTGTTGCCACAGACGCGCGTAGTCAAGGCGTTCAACCAGATCAGCGCCGAGCGCATGACGACGCCGGAGGTGGGGTCGGGGCCCGACAGGATGCGCATCTGCGGCAATGACGCGGAGGCGAAACGCATCGTCACCGAGCTCGTGGCGCAGTTCGGCTGGCCGGTCAGGGATCTAGGCGCTTTGTCCGTTGCCCGCAAGCTCGAGCGGGGCGTCATCGACTGGTTCGTGCGCGAGGCGCAGGGCGGCTAGAGCGGCCCGCGCGCGCTGCCGAGGCGCCTTCGGATCCGCCACACGACCACAGGCCCCAGCCGACGTGTGTACTCGATACGATCGCGCACGTAGCGGCGCAGTTCGGCGAGCTCCTGCGGTTCGAGCTCGCGCAGGAGGTTCTCGACCGACTCGATCGAGGTCGCCTCGCCCAGTTCGCGCAGGTGCTCGCTCGCGCTGCTCGGCAGTGCGGCGAGCTCGTCGCCGAACTCGCGCAACCGCTCGCGCGCGGCCTCAAGGCCGAGCGTCACGGGCTCTCGCTTCGCGGAGTCGAAGGCGGCGAACTCGTACTCGAAGGGAACCTCGCGCACCGGCACGCCGGCAAGCACGTGGACCTCGGCGTAGAGGTACTTGAAGGCAAGCCCCACGAGCCCCTCCTTCTCGATGCGCCGCATCGAAGTGGGCATGGGAGCGCCGTGCAGGATACGGAACTTGCCGTGCTGAGCGGCGCGCTGAGCGTAGTCGTGGTCCTCCGCAAGCACGACCGTCTCGTCGAAGCCGCCGATGCGCTCGTGGAGGTCGCGGCGCACAAGGATGCAGAAGCCCGGGGCGTGCGGCTGGATGTGCTGCATGAGCAGCAGGTAGAGGTTAGCCGCGTCACAGGCGAAGTCGTCGCCGGCGTCGCGCTCGATCGGCTCGATCTGACCCGCGGCGATATCGAGGTGGCGCTGCTCGAACTCCGCGAGGGCGCACTCGATCCAGTCGGTGGGAGGCTCGGTGTCGGCGTCGAGGAAGAGGATGAGATCGGTCGAGGCGATCGCTGCGCCCGCA
The window above is part of the Coriobacteriia bacterium genome. Proteins encoded here:
- a CDS encoding carbonic anhydrase, which gives rise to MPHDHVTALRLLAEGNRRFSEGQGRAGWTAEQRAASLEGQQPWAAIVGCSDSRVPVEAVFDAGPGELFVVRTAGHVLAQASLASLRFAVENLGVRTVVVLGHEDCGAVKATLAGGAPEWLSPITRHIRVEGLDPAKAPADADDPMLAVAVDEHVRDTVDELVAFFAEADLGFDTPHVSGGAYKLASGEVQWL
- the mscL gene encoding large conductance mechanosensitive channel protein MscL — its product is MFQEFRDFALKGNAIVLAVGVVMGVAFNAIVTSVVEGILNPLIGVLLGGINLNEQMVTIAGVTFAWGSVVGAVINFLAVAVALFVVVKFIARLNREPDPTTHACPYCTTEISNDATRCPACTSELVPV
- a CDS encoding ATP-binding protein is translated as MTEQEPSIALAPAVQRGHGTFSRRLAIAFAAVAALTALLAAVLISASWNVEFDRYLRDNLQRVADGVAQVAVEAYPLYGGWTIQTLSTIPRFGPMRGIAVQILDDAGNLIYDDTTSVGQEQTGQDQQQTVLQPEGPVVTAPIVVEGQQVGSVRVWAFGPGAVLTERDAQFRDASVRALGIAALVAIALASIAGLGYASRLVQPIERITATARALRQGDRAARTNMTGEDEIAVLGRTIDEMAAAIEADRELEQRLTADVAHELRTPLQAIQATVEAMQDGVLPADEERLGIVRDETVRLGRLADAILELTRLERGSLPFDLRRIDLAEPLSVAVEMHEALFEASELELSASVPHGFAVVGDADRLRQAFSNLLSNAARYTPAGGSVAVRLKRNAGFALVEVEDTGIGISEEDMSHLFSRFWRADDARARSTGGLGIGLAVTKEIAERHKGAILAEPRSGGGTRFTIRIPLA
- a CDS encoding acyltransferase; this encodes MLAYDALRAFSILSVVAIHCFMPLRSVLPDTSLQLIIDDLLHYAVPVFVFISGALVWGRPLRTTYMRFLFERLRWVGLPYLAWALAYLALLLLTTDALGSTLLRAPWLLLTGHVWYHLYFIPMLLGFYLMTPVAVRLIHRWPSATLVMVYAVRIELWPTASAWLRVNAPELAWSYATHLATHLPHMVLGAWFALMLPKIPQRVIGAWLAPLGLGTAILLARILGVVPRAHSPAAYALGMAATVLGMAFAAYSLEPRFDRFERVVVAGAALSFGVYFVHPMWLLALERGVSAASAESLWMRWWAVPVAWALVSAASYATAWLLARSGRTAWLVGVKAGTGG
- a CDS encoding B-box zinc finger protein encodes the protein MARCSYHPDVETELSCTECGKPICPKEMVLTPVGYKCPEHAKAAPGQLRYVKPRQLAFAIIAGVVVGVGGAFVVAFFGSGWFPFIVGILWGSLTAEAVRRASGGHRGGTVGAVAAVSIGIGGLVTGMLWATIVAVFVALSQLAVFNR
- a CDS encoding protease inhibitor I42 family protein: MKRSPRAVRLTLGAVVLGAMALAAALAACSVAPPAEPPGIEGVVTDVTQGEGGALTILVEVPADLVGSSEASEFVSDKASVTLDDATTVLDSSGAATSRAALEKPSAIVRVWFKGPVAESYPVQGVAEAVQILGESSEQPVDQSPPPAGSGSELQLTESDAGSSRTIGVGDTLSVTLAANPTTGYTWALDGALPTTLEQVGDPAYTAESDALGAGGAETWTFRAVSAGESELKLKYWRSFEPDTAPERTFAVSLLVQ
- a CDS encoding response regulator transcription factor, which gives rise to MVTEPRRILFVEDEKTIREAVSAYLEREGYWVTAAADGQIALEQFSKQRFDLVVLDLMLPRVSGEQVCRVIRDASDVPIIMLTAKGELEDRVRGLELGADDYLVKPFSPRELVARVRALMRRAKVTEEPQRDRLVFGSLEIDVAGHKAFLDENELDLTASEFKLLLTLSRYPGRVYSRMELVEKVLGYDFEGYERTIDSHVKNLRAKLDDDPKEPTFIYTVHGVGYRFEAPKSDDD